The Argentina anserina chromosome 3, drPotAnse1.1, whole genome shotgun sequence genome includes a region encoding these proteins:
- the LOC126786289 gene encoding mediator of RNA polymerase II transcription subunit 21 isoform X1, which yields MYHYISEAEEKISCLEEGWAMDIISQLQQQTNKIAAITFNTYGTLQRDSPAVRLSPNYPEPPANPTEDAASFAEQSKLMSEALVEAAKQFDALVAALPLANGGEEAQLKRIAELQAENDIVGQELQRQLEAAEEELKQVRGLFSQAADHCLNLKKPD from the exons ATGTATCATTACATATCAGAAGCAGAGGAGAAAATCAGTTGCTTAG AAGAAGGTTGGGCGATGGACATAATCTCTCAACTACAGCAACAAACCAATAAAATTGCTGCTATTACATTCAATACCTATGGAACATTACAAAGGGATTCTCCTGCAGTCAGACTTTCTCCAAATTATCCAGAACCGCCTGCTAACCCTACAGAGGATGCAGCAAGTTTTGCTGAACAATCTAAGCTCATGAGTGAAGCTCTGGTTGAAGCTGCAAAGCAG TTTGATGCATTAGTTGCAGCACTACCATTAGCCAACGGAGGTGAAGAAGCACAGCTCAAAAGGATTGCTGAACTGCAG GCTGAAAATGATATTGTTGGCCAAGAACTTCAGAGACAATTGGAAGCAGCAG AGGAGGAACTAAAGCAGGTACGCGGACTGTTCAGCCAAGCTGCAGATCATTGCTTGAATTTGAAGAAACCAGATTAA
- the LOC126786289 gene encoding mediator of RNA polymerase II transcription subunit 21 isoform X2, producing the protein MDIISQLQQQTNKIAAITFNTYGTLQRDSPAVRLSPNYPEPPANPTEDAASFAEQSKLMSEALVEAAKQFDALVAALPLANGGEEAQLKRIAELQAENDIVGQELQRQLEAAEEELKQVRGLFSQAADHCLNLKKPD; encoded by the exons ATGGACATAATCTCTCAACTACAGCAACAAACCAATAAAATTGCTGCTATTACATTCAATACCTATGGAACATTACAAAGGGATTCTCCTGCAGTCAGACTTTCTCCAAATTATCCAGAACCGCCTGCTAACCCTACAGAGGATGCAGCAAGTTTTGCTGAACAATCTAAGCTCATGAGTGAAGCTCTGGTTGAAGCTGCAAAGCAG TTTGATGCATTAGTTGCAGCACTACCATTAGCCAACGGAGGTGAAGAAGCACAGCTCAAAAGGATTGCTGAACTGCAG GCTGAAAATGATATTGTTGGCCAAGAACTTCAGAGACAATTGGAAGCAGCAG AGGAGGAACTAAAGCAGGTACGCGGACTGTTCAGCCAAGCTGCAGATCATTGCTTGAATTTGAAGAAACCAGATTAA
- the LOC126786284 gene encoding ras-related protein Rab11D, which produces MAGYKADDDYDYLFKVVLIGDSGVGKSNLLSRFTKNEFNLESKSTIGVEFATRTLNVDSKVIKAQIWDTAGQERYRAITSAYYRGAVGALLVYDVTRHATFENVDRWLKELRNHTDSNIVVMLVGNKSDLRHLVAVSTEDGKSYAEKESLYFMETSALEAVNVENAFAEVLTQIYHIVSKKAVEAGENGTASSVPAKGEKINIKDDVSALKRVGCCSS; this is translated from the exons ATGGCCGGGTACAAAGCCGACGACGACTACGACTACCTCTTCAAGGTGGTCCTGATCGGCGACTCCGGCGTCGGCAAGTCCAATCTCCTCTCCAGGTTCACCAAGAACGAGTTCAACCTCGAGTCCAAGTCCACCATTGGCGTCGAGTTCGCCACTCGGACCTTGAACGTCGACAGCAAAGTCATCAAGGCTCAGATTTGGGACACTGCTGGCCAGGAAAG GTACCGTGCCATCACAAGTGCTTACTATAGAGGGGCTGTTGGTGCACTCCTTGTGTATGATGTCACTCGCCATGCAACATTTGAGAATGTTGATAGATGGCTGAAAGAATTGAGGAACCACACTGATTCCAACATTGTTGTGATGCTGGTCGGAAACAAATCAGATCTGCGCCACCTTGTAGCTGTCTCAACTGAAGATGGAAAGTCCTATGCTGAGAAGGAGTCACTCTACTTCATGGAAACATCTGCACTGGAAGCAGTCAATGTGGAAAATGCATTTGCTGAAGTTCTGACACAAATCTACCATATTGTGAGCAAGAAGGCAGTGGAAGCAGGAGAAAATGGAACAGCTTCATCTGTCCCAGCCaaaggagagaaaataaatataaaagatgaTGTGTCTGCTCTGAAGAGAGTTGGGTGCTGCTCAAGCTAG